The Bacteroidota bacterium nucleotide sequence TTTTCAAATGCAAATAAATATTTTCGTCAAAACTAATTTTTAGAGATGCCCTTAACTAATTATGTGTTTGAATTTGGTGAATCCGGTTACGCTGTACAACCTATACTCCTAAACGGAAAAGGATATTGGGGAAAATTTAGCGATCCAGGAATTAGCTATATCAACGGAACATATATTACAAGCGACACGATAGACGTGAAACAGGGTTGGAATTTAATCGGCTCAATTTCGTATGATGTACAAACATCATCTATAATTAGCATCCCTACGGGACTGATAAATTCATTATGGTATGGATATTCGTTGGGGTACTATTCTGCCACTTACATTGTGCCGGGTAAAGGATATTGGGTAAAGTGTAATGAAGCTGGTAAGTTGGTGATGTTTTCAAATATTATGCAAAAATATTCCTCATCAATTAATGTTGCTTCGAATCATGTCGAAGGTTTTAATTCGTTGACTATCTCCGACGCCGCTGGTAACTCACAAAAGCTATTCTTCGGTTTGAAACCGCAAACTGATTTCGATACAGAGTTCTACGAATTACCCCCCACATCGAACTTCAGTGTATTTGATGCCCGGTTCATTAACGATGGAAAGGGATACATATTACATACTCTTAATACAAATTTGAACGAAAATAACCCCGCATTCATTAACATTGCATCAACAAAATATCCATTGACAATATCGTGGGACGTTAGAAATAATTCAAACGTAGAAAGCGAATCATTTTTATATGAATTATCAGATGGTACAAACGATAAACCTATTGAGCTTACCGGGAGCGGTATAATAACATTAACTAATAAATCAATAAGTAGTTTAATTTTAAATTCCCATAAAGGAAAGAACCTGCCCACAGAATTTTCATTATATCAGAATTATCCCAATCCATTCAATCCGTTTACAATTATTAAATACGATTTACCCGTCGAATCTTATGTAACTATTAGCGTGTACAGTGCAATCGGTCAACGCGTTACACTACTCGTAGCAGAAAAATTAGAAGCAGGAAATCATCAAATTAAATTTGGCGGTTCATCCGCCACAAATATAGGCGGATTGCCAAGCGGCGTGTACTTCTATCGCATTGAAGCAACCGGTATCTCCGATCCAAATAAATCATTCTTTCAAGTTCGGAAGATGCTATTGATCAAGTAAATTGGAATACTTTTAAACCTTCATTTTCTCGCCCTATCTGTTAATTTGCTTTTTGTTTTTAATCGTGCTATATTTTTCAAAAAAGTAGCACGATTAATATGAAGAAAATAAATAGATTCGGGATATCAATGGAGGATTCTCTCCTCCGGCAATTCGACAAGCTTATTTCGCAAAAGGGATATACAAATCGTTCGGAAGCTGTTCGCGACCTTGTGCGCGAAAAGATTATCGAAGAAAATATTGAAGCAACAAACGAAGAAGTTTACGGGGCTTTGGTATTTATTTACGACCACCACAAAAGGGAATTGGAAAAAAACCTCTCCAACCTACAGCACGATTATTTCAAAAATATTGTCTCTACAACTCACGTTCATATCGACCACGACACTTGTCTTGAAATGATAATCGTGCGAGGGCAGACTAAATTGCTTAAAAATATCGCTGAAAGGTTATTGAGCTTCAAAGGTGTCTTAAACGGTAAACTTACTCTTACATCATCAATAAAAAATAAATTATCCAACAATACAAGGAACCTAAAATGAAAAAACTATTTTTATTTGCAGCAATGTTTACAATTATGAGTTACAATGCTTATGCGTGTTTTGATACTTACCTCTTTTTGCATAGATCTTCTATGGTGTATCCGCACAAATCTCTTGTATTTGAACTTAACGGAGAGTATTCTATCAACAAGTTTAACAGTCCCAACGAAGATTCGTTTCTCTCGAGCGGGAGTATATATTACGGACTTGCCGATAGGTTTTCGACACAAATCAGCATCGGCTCAGACGATAAATCGCGTGGAGAATACAAAATCGATTTTTTCGGAATACGCGGCGTCTTTAATGCATATTCTTCACAATTTAAAGATCACACCGCCGATCTTATATTAGAATATCGAGCAGGTTTTCAAAATGCTTTGGGTGATGTAGAATTTTCTGTCCCTAACATTTTTAGAACATCTGATATTACTTATGTTCTCCATCCGACTTTAAATTATACATTACAGGAGAAAAATTTTCAATTTGGAGGACACACTGGACTTTTCTACAATTTCAGCGACAACAGTGTTATTGGTGTTGGTGCCGAATATCTTAGTCCACAAAGCGGTAGCTATGTTGGAAACAGGATTACCCAAAGCGAAGTAGCAGCCAGTTTCTTCTTTGGTTCACACATTGGAGAGAGTATATTTATACAGAATGAACTTGCAAAAGGACTCGCAAATTCACGGGATTTTGGATTTGCCCTTACAGTTAAGTTGCTTAGATAATTAACTCCTTAACATAAAAAACCCTGCTCTCAAATTAATGAGAAGCAGGGTTTTCATTTTTGTTTAGAAAGCAGTTACAAAGCCAAACGTGAAGTTGTTTTTCTTGCGCTCGATGTCATAACCGTATTCGCACATGAATTTTAAATTACGTGCGAGGAGATAACTGAAATTTCCAGCTACCGAGTGATATTTCGAATAATCAAAATCGGATTTGATATTATTATAAAGCAAAAACAAATACCATTTGCTCTTATCGCCTTCGGGTGCATACATAAACTGAGCAAATCCGCCACGACTCGCTTTTGATTCTTCTTTAATTTTGAACAATGGATTTTTATCTTTCCGATAAACAAATTGACCGGTTAACTCGAAATTTTCCGTTTCAATCGTTGCATCCACACCATACATTGTAATATTATTAGTTCCGAGTGAATCGGTAAGACTTTCTTTTCCGATGTATCCTAAACCTCCGATTTGAACATTCTCAATAATCGGTTGTGCAATTCGGAAGAAGAAATTTTTGTACGGGTCGTCGTCGAAACCACTTTTACTCATCGGACCAATTCCATTTCCATTCAAAACAGATACAAATAAATCTGTTTCAGTTGGTAAAGTGTAATTTAACATCAATCCGCGGTCGTATGTTAAATCAGCTTTCGACATTTCGGGTTTAACTTTATATATCCAGTAATCTTCGAAGGTTGGACGGAGTTCTCTTTTAAAAATTGGATCAGCGACTTGATATTGTCCAGCCATAACGTCGAATTCAGCTCCACCGATATTGTTAAAGTAGAGGAAAGCATCTTCAACACCGGCAACCTCACCTCGTTCGTCAAAAAGAAAATAGAAAAAGTAGGAAACATCTTTTGCAATCTGTCCGCTTGACAGGATTTTAACTATGAAGGGCCATTGGATATCAGCTTTCGGCTCGTTCTGCGGTTGATAGCGTGAATATCCGTCAATTCTTAACGCAAGTGGAAGTTCCCGCATAAGCAATAAGTCTTGGTCGCCTGTCTCGCGTGTAAAACGGGGTGCCTCCTTATCTTTTAACTGGTATCCGTTTGCAGCAAACTCAAGCCCGTAAGGTTTTAACTTAGGCGCAGGTGAATGGCATACATTGCACGACATATCGTACTTCCTTGCATACGCAGGAATCGCTGATGATTGTTCGATAATAAAAAGCACACAAACAAACAATGCTAATATTGGGATAATTAATTTTTTCATATTGAGCGTCTCCTCTTTTTATTTAATAATATTTATTGTGGTCTCGTGGAAATTTACTTCGAGCGGATCGGATTCTTCTTTAGGCACACCTAAAAACTCAGCCACAGGTGTCGGAAGCTTTTGATAATATAACGCTGCTCTAACGGTCATCGGTCCGGGCGCAGCGTCGTTGGGGATTGTCCATGTAAATGTTTCTAATTTTGTTTCTCGCGGTCCAATCCGGTAATCTGTTGCAAACGAAGCTGTGTTCCACTGCATTATTGTCATCCGTCCTTGCGGATCAAGATAAGGTAATCGAAATATACGGTCGCCTTCTGGAATTCCATTCCTCTGAATTCCTTTGAAGTCTGGGATGTTTAATGGTATTCCCATATCCTGATACGCAAGTGTATTTGCAGCAATTGTATATTCTTCACCGGCAAAACCTTTCTTATCAACTTTCAGATGATATACATTTCCCTTTGCATCTTTCGCTTCGGTGTGCATCCATAGAAGCCGTTCTTCTGCCGAACCAGTTGGAAACTTATGCCCGGTTTTTTGATTAAACAAAGCAGCGGTAAATTTCACTTTCTCTCCCGGCTCAACTTCTCGTATATCCGGATGGATACGGATTTCAATTACACCACGAACTTTCCCTGGATCGTGCGCACCGTGAAAGAGGTGCTGTGCAACATCCGGAAGCTCAGAAGCCATCGCTGCATTATGTCCTGTTGCGTAAGTCATGTGGCAATCCTGACACCTAACACCTTCCTTCGCATACGGACCTTCTTTCCATTCGAGGTGTGTTGATTTTACCCAAACATCGTACGGACTCATTTCGTTGTGGCAAGTTCCGCAGAAGTCGGCTGACTTGTGAAAAGGAGAATACATCGTTTTGTGAGCGGGAGATACTACACCTTCGCGGTTTCCGTATTTTGTTTTACCCGGCTCCGAAATGTAGTTGTAATTATGTGGTATATCTCCCTTAAACCCTGTAACTGTATGGCAAAAATCGCACGAGACTGATTCGTTTGCGCGGCTATTTGCTTCCGGCTTTGGCGGGGGAACATCACCAGCGAGGAATGCAATCGGTGAGTGGCATCCGTTGCAACCGGCTTTAACACCCGCAACTTTTGGTTCTTTATCTGCGTGTGGAACTGCAAGCTTGAAATACTCGATTTCATCCCAGTGATGTGTGTATGCTTGCGACATCATCGCTTGTTTCCATTGTTGATAAAAGTCGATATGACAGGAACTGCCGCATACCTCGGGTTTCTCAAAGTCGGCATACTTCCGTGTTCCCAAAGCTTCATCGCCAACTTTTATCTCCTGACCTACTAAAAGCGCGGGTATAAAAATGATTAGTAACAACATCCAAATTAATTTTTTCATATACTCCTCCTAAAATTTGTTATTGTGAAAATTTATATAATTGTAAATCTCGAACAACAAATATTTTGATAGAGAAATATAAATAGTAATTCAACTAAACACAAATCATTTGTAAGTCAGAACGCTGTTATTATGAAACATCCGATAAATTCTTATGCAGCAGATTCTGAAGAACGTTATACGTTCTGAAACTGTTGAAACAGTTACTAATAACCAAAAGTCTTTTCACAATGTAACCGTTTCAACGGTTTATAAACATTTTTCGGAACTCCCATTGTACTAATTAATTCCGATAGGGAAGAACATACTTAACAGAAGTAAAATATTCAACCCTGCAACGATAATGCCGATGATTATGAGTGTGAATTTTGTTAAAGGTTTGTTAGCATATTTTCCCATTACACGTTTGGAGGATGTAAGGTAGATTTGTAAAAAAACAGTAATAGGAAGTTGGATACTTAAAAACATTTGAGAATAAATCAAACCTTTGAACGGATCAGTAATGAAAAAAATAATCAGTAAAGCAGAAACGAGTGAGACACCCACACCTAACTTTGAGTGGTTATCTTTAATATCGTAAGGTTCGGTAAAAAATCCGGCAAAAATAGTTCCTCCTGCCATGCCGGAAGTAATAGAAGAAGCAATTCCTGCAAATAACAGTGCGATTGCAAAAACGAAAGAGGCAGCTTTGCCAAGTAGAGGCGTCAACAAATTTTCGGCTTGCTGTAATTCGGAAACAGGGATATTGCTTTGAAAAAAAGTTGCAGCAGCCAATAATATCATTGCACTGTTTATTGCCCAACCGATAATCATCGAGAACAAAGTATCTAAAAACTCATAATCCAATTGCCGTTTAATAATTTTATCGTCCTCAATATTCCATTGTCGGCTCTGAATTATTTCTGAATGTAAAAATAAATTATGCGGCATTACAACGGCACCAAGCACGCTCATTACAATAATCATTGAACCTTTCGGTATCGAAGGTGTCAACCAACTTGCAGCGGCGACACTCCAATTTATATCCACTAAATACAATTCATAAATGAATGCCAACCCGATAATTGAAACAAATCCTATTATCCATTTTTCGATGACTTTGTAAGAATTTGTAAACAACATAATACCGACAAAGATAAGCGCCATCACGGCGCCTATTTTAAGAGGAATACTAAAAAGCATATTCAAAGCTATTGCAGCACCTAAAATTTCTGCCATCGAAGTTGCAGCCGAAGCCAGCATTGCGGTCGTTAAAATTCCTCTGCCCGTCCAGGGCTTGAGATGTTTGGTCGTTGCTTCGGATAAGCATAAGCCGGTCGCGATACCTAAATGAGCAACGTTGTGTTGCAAAATAATCAGCATAATGGTTGAGAGTGTAATCACCCACAACAAAGAATACCCATAATCGGAACCTGCTGCGAGGTTGGAAGCCCAATTACCCGGATCGATGAATCCTACAGTAACCAACAAACCTGGCCCTATGTATTTCAACAAATCACTGGCGGCAAACCGAGGTTTATGCTGTTTCTTGTTTCTTAAATCGTTTAAGAAATATTTTATTTTTTTAATCATAGAATTTGAGCTAAATATATAGAATATTTTGGAGAGAAAAAATTAGAGAAAGAACCGTTATTTTTTTCATAGTGTAGGGTATTTCTTTTTTTAGTTTACAAATTGAGAAAGGTCTCGATCGATGATAGCCATCGGGACAGAAATACGCGCCTTCGTGCCGAAACTTAATGAAGAGGCTGACCAAAAAGTCTGTTTTCTCGATACGTTCGCTTTGCGAACACTCGAAAACCGGCAAGATAAGCAGGTTCTCGAGTTCGATTTCGTAGAAATCGAGTAACGAGAGAACTTATTAGTCAACCTCCTAAAAATAATGATTCGAAAATCGGCAAACTCATTTATGGTTATGCGATGTACGATTGATTCATAAATAATTTCTTCCCACCTAAATTATTCTTATATTTTTCTATGCATTACATACTCAAATCTGATTTTAAGCCTGACGGCGATCAGCCGGAGGCGATACGACAACTCGTCGAAGGAATCGAACGTGGCGACAAATATCAAACTCTGTTAGGTGTAACGGGTAGCGGCAAAACCTTTACAATCTCGAACGTAATTGCTCAATGCGATAGACCTGTTCTTGTTATGTCGCACAATAAAACTCTCGCTGCACAGTTATATGCCGAATTCAAACAATTTTTTCCGAACAACCGTGTCGAGTTTTTCATAAGTTATTACGATTACTACCAACCCGAAGCTTATGTTCCCCAAACCGATACTTACATTGAGAAAGATTCATCTATCAATGACGAAATCGATCGTTTGCGATTGCGTGCTACAAGCGCTTTGATGAGCGGCGACCGGAATGTAATAATCGTTGCTTCGGTAAGTTGTATTTACGGTTTGGGTTCACCTGAAGAATGGATGAGCCAGATTGTTCCGATTAGAAAAGGAACGAGAGTGAAACGGCAGGAATTATTGCGGAAGCTTTTAGATATACATTATCTTCGGAACGATATTGAATTTACGCGGGGAACCTTCCGAGTTCGAGGAGATGTGATAGAAATTATTCCCGGTTACGAACAGGGCGAGGCACTGCGAATACAATTGTCCGACGATGAGATTGAAAAAATAGCTTACGTGAATTCATTAACAGGCGAAGCGACTGGTGAAACCGATTACGAAGTAATTTATCCTGCAAAACAATTCGTAACTTCCAGAGAAACAATTGAAAAGGCTCTGCCGAAAATTGAAGAAGAATTGAACGAACGATTGACTGATTTGCGGTCGCGCGGGAAATTGTTGGAAGCTCAGCGTATTGAACAAC carries:
- a CDS encoding multiheme c-type cytochrome; the encoded protein is MKKLIWMLLLIIFIPALLVGQEIKVGDEALGTRKYADFEKPEVCGSSCHIDFYQQWKQAMMSQAYTHHWDEIEYFKLAVPHADKEPKVAGVKAGCNGCHSPIAFLAGDVPPPKPEANSRANESVSCDFCHTVTGFKGDIPHNYNYISEPGKTKYGNREGVVSPAHKTMYSPFHKSADFCGTCHNEMSPYDVWVKSTHLEWKEGPYAKEGVRCQDCHMTYATGHNAAMASELPDVAQHLFHGAHDPGKVRGVIEIRIHPDIREVEPGEKVKFTAALFNQKTGHKFPTGSAEERLLWMHTEAKDAKGNVYHLKVDKKGFAGEEYTIAANTLAYQDMGIPLNIPDFKGIQRNGIPEGDRIFRLPYLDPQGRMTIMQWNTASFATDYRIGPRETKLETFTWTIPNDAAPGPMTVRAALYYQKLPTPVAEFLGVPKEESDPLEVNFHETTINIIK
- a CDS encoding Nramp family divalent metal transporter, which encodes MIKKIKYFLNDLRNKKQHKPRFAASDLLKYIGPGLLVTVGFIDPGNWASNLAAGSDYGYSLLWVITLSTIMLIILQHNVAHLGIATGLCLSEATTKHLKPWTGRGILTTAMLASAATSMAEILGAAIALNMLFSIPLKIGAVMALIFVGIMLFTNSYKVIEKWIIGFVSIIGLAFIYELYLVDINWSVAAASWLTPSIPKGSMIIVMSVLGAVVMPHNLFLHSEIIQSRQWNIEDDKIIKRQLDYEFLDTLFSMIIGWAINSAMILLAAATFFQSNIPVSELQQAENLLTPLLGKAASFVFAIALLFAGIASSITSGMAGGTIFAGFFTEPYDIKDNHSKLGVGVSLVSALLIIFFITDPFKGLIYSQMFLSIQLPITVFLQIYLTSSKRVMGKYANKPLTKFTLIIIGIIVAGLNILLLLSMFFPIGIN
- a CDS encoding T9SS type A sorting domain-containing protein is translated as MPLTNYVFEFGESGYAVQPILLNGKGYWGKFSDPGISYINGTYITSDTIDVKQGWNLIGSISYDVQTSSIISIPTGLINSLWYGYSLGYYSATYIVPGKGYWVKCNEAGKLVMFSNIMQKYSSSINVASNHVEGFNSLTISDAAGNSQKLFFGLKPQTDFDTEFYELPPTSNFSVFDARFINDGKGYILHTLNTNLNENNPAFINIASTKYPLTISWDVRNNSNVESESFLYELSDGTNDKPIELTGSGIITLTNKSISSLILNSHKGKNLPTEFSLYQNYPNPFNPFTIIKYDLPVESYVTISVYSAIGQRVTLLVAEKLEAGNHQIKFGGSSATNIGGLPSGVYFYRIEATGISDPNKSFFQVRKMLLIK
- the nikR gene encoding nickel-responsive transcriptional regulator NikR; protein product: MKKINRFGISMEDSLLRQFDKLISQKGYTNRSEAVRDLVREKIIEENIEATNEEVYGALVFIYDHHKRELEKNLSNLQHDYFKNIVSTTHVHIDHDTCLEMIIVRGQTKLLKNIAERLLSFKGVLNGKLTLTSSIKNKLSNNTRNLK